CGGGTTCCTCCAGGGCAAGCGGATCGAGATGGTCGACTGCAAGACCGTCCCGCTCCAGGTCCCGGCGCAGGCCGAGGTCGTCATCGAGGGCTGGCTGGAGCCCGGCGAGATGCTCCCCGAGGGCCCCTTCGGCGACCACACCGGCTTCTACACGCCGCAGGAGCCCTTCCCCGCCCTGAAGATCGACTGCGTGACGATGCGGAAGCGTCCGCTGCTCCAGTCGATCGTCGTCGGCCGCCCGCCGACGGAGGACGGCCCGCTGGGACGCGCGACGGAGCGTTTCTTCCTCCCGCTCCTCAAGATCATCGTGCCGGACATCGTGGACTACCACCTCCCCGAGGCCGGCGGCTTCCACAACTGCGCGATCGTCTCGATCGACAAGAAGTACCCCAAGCACGCCCAGAAGGTGATGCACGCCATCTGGGGCGCCCACATGATGTCCCTGACCAAGCTGATCGTGGTCGTCGACTCCGACTGCGACGTCCACGACCTGCACGAGGTCGCCTGGCGGGCGCTCGGCAACACCGACTACGCCCGCGACCTCACGGTCGTCGAAGGCCCGGTCGACCACCTCGACCACGCCTCCTACCAGCAGTTCTGGGGCGGCAAGGCCGGCATCGACGCGACGAGGAAGCTGCCCGAGGAGGGGTACACGCGGGACGGGGGCTGGCCGGACATGGTGCTGTCCGACCCGGAGACGGCGGCGAAGGTCGACCGCCGCTGGAAGGAGTACGGACTGTGACGTCGGCTTCCGCCGCGCTGCCGCAGCAGCCGGGGCGCACCAAGGCGTTCCTGCGCCTGGTGATGATCGAACACTCGGTGTTCGCGCTGCCCTTCGCCTACATCGCCGCGCTGACCGCGATGTACGCGTGGGACGAGAACATCCACTGGGGCCGGCTGCTCCTGGTCACCGTCGCGATGGTGGGCCTGCGCACCTTCGCGATGGCGGTCAACCGGATCATCGACCGCGAGATCGACGCCCGCAACCCCCGCACCGCCCACCGCGAACTGGTCACCGGCGCCATGTCGGTCAAGCACGCCTGGACCGGCGCGCTGATCGCCCTCGTCGTCTTCCTGGGCGCCGCGGCCCTGCTCAACCCGCTCTGCCTCGCCCTCGCCCCCGTCGCGGTGATCCCGATGGTGGTCTACCCCTACGGCAAGCGGTTCACGAACTTCCCGCAGGCCATCCTCGGTCTCGCCCAGGCGATGGGCCCGATCGGCGGCTGGCTGGCGATCAGCGGCGAGTGGTCCTGGGAGGCCGTGATCCTCGGCCTCGCGGTCGGCATCTGGATCGGCGGCTTCGACCTGATCTACGCCTGCCAGGACGTCGAGACCGACCGGGAGGTCGGCGTGAAGTCGGTCCCGGCCCGCTTCGGCATCCCGGCGGCCATCTGGGGCGCCCGCGCCTGCCACACCGTCACCACCGCCCTGTTCGTCTGGTACGCCCTCGCCACCGACGCCGGATTCTTCTTCTGGCTCGGCCTGCTGATCGTCGCGGGCGCGTTCCTCTACGAGCACACCATCGTGCGCCCCACCGACCTGACCCGCCTGAACAGGGCGTTCTTCTCGGTCAACGGTTTCATCGGCATCGCCCTGTTCGTGTGTGCGCTGCTCGATCTGCTCGTGCGGGGCCTCACCGTCTGAAAACCCTGAGCCTGCGACTAGGCTCGACACCATGAAGCCAGGACAGACGCAGCGCACGCCTTGGATCGTGGGGGTGTCAGGGGCGTCCGGTACGCCGTACGCGGCGGCGGTGCTGCGGGCACTGCTCGCGGCGGGCGAGAGCGTCGACCTGGTGGTCAGCCGGGCCTCGCGGCTCACCCTGCTCGACGAGACCGGCATCTCCTTCCGGGACGCCCACTGGCAGCACGACCTGCGGGAATGGCTCGCGCGCGGCGCCGACGGCAAGCCCGAGACCTTCGACGTGGACCTCTCCGGCGTACGGCACTGGAGCGCGGGCGACCTCGCGGCCGGGCCGTCCTCCGGGTCGTACCCCGTCAAGGGCATGCTGATCGTGCCCGCCTCGACGGCCTGCGTCGCGGGCGTCGCGCTGGGACTGTCGAAGGACCTGCTCCAGCGGTCGGCGAGCGTGAC
This region of Streptomyces ambofaciens ATCC 23877 genomic DNA includes:
- a CDS encoding UbiX family flavin prenyltransferase, with the translated sequence MKPGQTQRTPWIVGVSGASGTPYAAAVLRALLAAGESVDLVVSRASRLTLLDETGISFRDAHWQHDLREWLARGADGKPETFDVDLSGVRHWSAGDLAAGPSSGSYPVKGMLIVPASTACVAGVALGLSKDLLQRSASVTLKERRKLVVAVRETPLDGRTLRHLVTLDDAGATVVPASPAFYAGATHIQDLVDFVAGRVLDAAGVEHDLYRRWRGDLGGARPTT
- a CDS encoding menaquinone biosynthesis decarboxylase → MAYDDLRSLLRALEREGDLKRIKAEVDPYLEVGEIVDRVNKAGGPALLFENVKGSDMPLAMNVFGTDRRLLKALGLKSYSDISDKIGGLLRPELPQGFVGMREAFGKLGAMTHVPPKKVKPGSAPVQETVLTGDDVDLDRLPALFTWPDDGGSFFNLGLTHTKDPETGVRNLGLYRLQRHDKRTIGMHWQIHKDSRNHYAVAARRGERLPVAIAFGCPPAVTYASTAPLPGDIDEYLFAGFLQGKRIEMVDCKTVPLQVPAQAEVVIEGWLEPGEMLPEGPFGDHTGFYTPQEPFPALKIDCVTMRKRPLLQSIVVGRPPTEDGPLGRATERFFLPLLKIIVPDIVDYHLPEAGGFHNCAIVSIDKKYPKHAQKVMHAIWGAHMMSLTKLIVVVDSDCDVHDLHEVAWRALGNTDYARDLTVVEGPVDHLDHASYQQFWGGKAGIDATRKLPEEGYTRDGGWPDMVLSDPETAAKVDRRWKEYGL
- the mqnP gene encoding menaquinone biosynthesis prenyltransferase MqnP, with protein sequence MTSASAALPQQPGRTKAFLRLVMIEHSVFALPFAYIAALTAMYAWDENIHWGRLLLVTVAMVGLRTFAMAVNRIIDREIDARNPRTAHRELVTGAMSVKHAWTGALIALVVFLGAAALLNPLCLALAPVAVIPMVVYPYGKRFTNFPQAILGLAQAMGPIGGWLAISGEWSWEAVILGLAVGIWIGGFDLIYACQDVETDREVGVKSVPARFGIPAAIWGARACHTVTTALFVWYALATDAGFFFWLGLLIVAGAFLYEHTIVRPTDLTRLNRAFFSVNGFIGIALFVCALLDLLVRGLTV